In a single window of the Deltaproteobacteria bacterium genome:
- a CDS encoding 2-hydroxychromene-2-carboxylate isomerase, translating to MARPTVTFLFDFASPFSYIADVRVDRELATLPVDVVRVPVYLRGFDAFRAGSPYSAAKAAYLAADLVRCAARAGVPLGAPARVPVDGLHMLRAYLALDGHPAQAAFRRAAFRATWVDGADTSDPEVVVEVGESAGIDRRELAAGMARPAVKAALRANTDRAIERGAFGVPTFFVGDELYWGQDRLDFVRERVEAAACGGAIVSDVD from the coding sequence CGACTTCGCCAGCCCATTTTCGTACATCGCCGACGTGCGAGTCGACCGCGAGCTGGCGACGTTGCCGGTGGACGTCGTCCGGGTGCCGGTCTACTTGCGCGGGTTCGACGCATTTCGCGCGGGCAGTCCGTACTCCGCCGCGAAGGCGGCCTATCTGGCGGCCGATCTGGTGCGCTGCGCCGCCCGCGCTGGCGTGCCACTCGGCGCGCCGGCACGCGTGCCGGTCGACGGGCTACACATGCTGCGCGCGTATCTGGCGCTCGACGGCCATCCCGCGCAGGCGGCGTTTCGCCGCGCCGCGTTCCGCGCGACGTGGGTCGACGGCGCCGACACGTCGGACCCGGAGGTCGTCGTGGAGGTCGGCGAGTCGGCGGGTATCGACCGGCGCGAGCTGGCGGCCGGGATGGCGCGTCCCGCGGTCAAGGCGGCGCTGCGGGCCAACACGGACCGGGCGATCGAGCGCGGCGCGTTCGGCGTGCCGACGTTCTTCGTCGGCGACGAGCTGTACTGGGGGCAAGACCGCCTGGACTTCGTTCGCGAGCGCGTCGAGGCGGCCGCGTGCGGCGGCGCGATCGTCTCGGACGTCGACTGA